From a single Candidatus Bathyarchaeota archaeon genomic region:
- the lysA gene encoding diaminopimelate decarboxylase, translating into MLKSPLENVGGKLYIDSVSAVKLAETFGTPLYVISENKIRENYKKLREAFSKRYPKFRILYSAKANTNISVLKILHSEGAYVDTVSAGEVYLALSAGFHPNEILYTGVNVGDKELKYVLNEKVMINLDSLSQLNRLLKLGVPEILSFRINPEYGAGHHEYVVTASKIAKFGIDGDSALKAYEIAKKAGVKRFGIHMHIGSGIMDVTPYLKSGERLLEIASKINAKIGISFDFIDLGGGIGVPYKPEDKEVNLDAFCSKLVEMFKSKLDEYALGQPELWIEPGRFIVAEAGILLTTVTTVKHTPYRKFVGVDAGFNTLIRPAMYGAYHHILVANRLDDQPTEVYDVVGPICESGDVLARDRLLPKICEGDLLAVLNAGAYGFSMSSQYNSRPRPAEVLVKGGKYTLIREAETFDDLTRRQRVAEWLEG; encoded by the coding sequence ATCCTAAAAAGCCCATTGGAAAATGTTGGCGGCAAACTCTATATAGATAGTGTTTCAGCTGTTAAGTTAGCGGAAACTTTCGGAACACCTCTCTATGTGATCAGCGAGAACAAAATAAGGGAGAACTATAAAAAACTGCGGGAGGCCTTTTCAAAAAGATACCCCAAGTTTAGAATACTTTACTCTGCGAAGGCAAACACTAACATTTCAGTGTTAAAAATTCTCCACAGCGAAGGAGCATATGTGGACACCGTAAGCGCAGGCGAAGTTTACCTAGCCTTGTCAGCAGGTTTTCATCCTAATGAGATTTTGTACACCGGAGTAAATGTTGGAGACAAAGAGCTAAAGTATGTTTTAAACGAAAAGGTCATGATTAACCTTGACTCTTTGTCACAGCTTAATAGGCTTCTTAAGCTTGGCGTTCCAGAAATTTTGTCTTTCAGAATTAACCCGGAATATGGTGCTGGCCATCATGAATATGTCGTCACAGCCAGCAAAATCGCAAAGTTTGGAATAGATGGAGATTCCGCCCTTAAAGCTTACGAAATTGCCAAAAAAGCCGGCGTCAAAAGGTTTGGCATTCATATGCACATCGGCTCAGGAATAATGGACGTGACACCCTACCTTAAATCTGGAGAACGTCTCCTTGAAATAGCCTCGAAAATCAACGCTAAGATTGGGATAAGTTTTGACTTCATCGACCTTGGCGGAGGAATCGGGGTTCCCTACAAACCGGAAGATAAAGAAGTTAATCTGGATGCTTTTTGCAGCAAACTTGTGGAAATGTTCAAGAGCAAACTAGATGAGTATGCACTGGGACAACCGGAGCTTTGGATCGAGCCTGGAAGATTTATAGTTGCCGAAGCTGGCATTCTTCTAACAACGGTTACCACGGTAAAACACACACCCTACAGAAAGTTTGTCGGAGTGGATGCAGGGTTTAACACGCTTATAAGGCCAGCCATGTACGGGGCCTATCACCATATTCTCGTCGCGAATAGACTTGATGACCAGCCGACAGAAGTTTACGATGTCGTCGGTCCAATTTGCGAATCCGGTGATGTCCTTGCTAGAGACCGCCTCTTGCCGAAAATATGTGAGGGCGACTTGCTTGCTGTTTTAAATGCTGGGGCATACGGTTTCTCTATGAGTTCGCAATATAACTCTAGGCCTAGACCGGCTGAAGTGCTCGTTAAGGGCGGTAAATACACCCTCATAAGGGAAGCTGAAACTTTTGATGATTTAACTAGGAGACAAAGGGTTGCAGAATGGCTAGAAGGATAA
- a CDS encoding CBS domain-containing protein: protein MLPSLDEIAKRRKMLGLTQKQLAKIAGVSQSFIAKIESGKIDPSYGKVKSIFDVLERMEFKENHTAKEIFHEGVVGVQKRDNVAKAISLMMEHGFSQIPVFDGEKCVGCISEKTILSQVTAAKDFSEVSKKFVEEIMEEAPPQIDENAPVPLVSNLLHFYPAVLVTRKGRIVGIITKADLFKVII from the coding sequence ATGCTGCCATCTTTAGATGAAATAGCGAAAAGAAGAAAGATGCTTGGTTTAACTCAAAAACAGTTGGCGAAAATTGCCGGTGTTAGCCAATCTTTTATCGCTAAAATAGAGTCTGGCAAAATAGATCCTTCATATGGTAAAGTTAAATCTATTTTCGATGTGTTAGAAAGAATGGAATTCAAGGAAAATCACACCGCCAAGGAGATTTTTCATGAAGGTGTCGTAGGCGTTCAGAAACGTGATAATGTTGCAAAAGCCATAAGCCTAATGATGGAACATGGTTTTTCACAAATTCCAGTTTTCGATGGCGAAAAATGCGTCGGCTGCATATCCGAAAAGACCATACTAAGCCAGGTGACCGCCGCCAAGGACTTTTCAGAGGTTTCGAAAAAGTTTGTTGAAGAAATTATGGAAGAAGCCCCGCCTCAAATAGACGAAAATGCTCCAGTCCCTCTAGTTTCAAATCTGTTGCATTTCTACCCAGCGGTTCTAGTCACAAGGAAGGGTAGGATTGTCGGGATAATAACGAAAGCAGATCTCTTTAAGGTGATCATCTAA
- a CDS encoding aminotransferase class I/II-fold pyridoxal phosphate-dependent enzyme → MLDFNLSKKLKAIPPYLFAELEKIVRQKRLEGADLISLSIGDPDLPPPKIVIDALREEIAKPENHGYSSSEGEYEFRLAVSQWYKRRFNVDLDPNKEVVTLIGSKEGLCNIARAFLDEGDRVLVPDPAYPVYANGGTVLNGGVPVYFPLREDDGFLPCFEDVDVNGVRMMFVNYPNNPTGATVSLEELKEIVDFAFENRIILCYDNAYSEIAFGDYRAPSVLQVDKAREVAVEFHSCSKTFGMTGSRIGFAVGNEKLIAGLKKIKSQVDSGPPKYIQLAAAKALKMYEEENPPKPVKEACQTYYRRVKILAKELNSMGLKCQTPRATFYVWAKCGTSSMELVKKMLEVNVVATPGVGFGAQGEGYIRFSATCSEERIKEACDRLRKIL, encoded by the coding sequence ATGTTGGATTTCAATTTGTCTAAAAAACTTAAGGCTATTCCGCCATATTTGTTCGCTGAATTGGAAAAAATAGTTAGGCAAAAAAGACTGGAAGGCGCGGATTTAATTTCCCTCAGCATAGGAGACCCGGACCTTCCACCGCCGAAGATTGTTATAGATGCCCTGAGGGAGGAAATAGCTAAGCCTGAAAACCATGGCTATTCCTCTAGCGAAGGAGAATACGAATTCCGACTGGCTGTTTCACAATGGTACAAAAGAAGATTTAATGTTGATTTAGACCCAAATAAGGAAGTCGTCACTCTCATAGGATCAAAGGAGGGCTTATGCAACATTGCAAGAGCTTTCCTCGATGAAGGGGACCGCGTACTAGTGCCGGATCCTGCTTACCCAGTGTACGCTAATGGAGGCACCGTTTTAAATGGTGGCGTACCAGTCTATTTTCCCCTCCGTGAAGATGATGGTTTTCTCCCGTGTTTCGAGGATGTTGATGTTAATGGCGTTAGAATGATGTTTGTTAACTACCCAAACAACCCTACCGGTGCTACAGTGTCCCTTGAAGAACTTAAGGAGATAGTGGACTTTGCCTTTGAAAACAGAATAATCCTATGCTATGACAACGCCTACTCGGAAATAGCCTTTGGCGATTATCGAGCTCCAAGCGTCCTGCAAGTGGACAAGGCGCGGGAAGTGGCTGTTGAATTCCATTCATGTTCAAAAACGTTCGGCATGACTGGAAGCCGAATAGGCTTCGCCGTTGGCAATGAAAAATTAATCGCCGGTTTGAAGAAAATTAAGTCACAGGTGGACTCGGGGCCGCCTAAGTACATACAGTTGGCGGCGGCAAAGGCCTTGAAAATGTATGAGGAAGAAAACCCTCCGAAACCGGTGAAAGAGGCTTGCCAAACGTATTATAGACGAGTAAAAATTCTTGCAAAGGAACTAAATTCCATGGGGCTGAAATGCCAAACGCCGAGGGCTACATTCTACGTTTGGGCTAAGTGTGGCACAAGCTCCATGGAACTTGTCAAGAAAATGCTTGAGGTTAACGTTGTCGCCACGCCGGGCGTGGGATTCGGCGCTCAAGGTGAAGGGTACATTCGCTTTTCAGCAACATGTTCCGAAGAAAGAATAAAAGAAGCTTGTGATAGATTGAGAAAAATTCTCTAG
- a CDS encoding diaminopimelate epimerase: MSFWKMHGLGNDYVVIDNRSGLLNEGELSSLAVRLCERRFGIGADGLLLIYPSQKAEVKMRIFNPDGTEAEMCGNGIRCLAKYCFENSLVQRTSFLVETLAGVRTLNLKIGNNNVVEYVKVDMGSPNFEADKIPIKWNGAFINKPLNVGDKTFYVTALSMGNPHCVIFVEDVKSYPVADIGPILEKHELFPRRTNVEFVQVVSNKKLKVRVWERSVGETLACGTGACASVVAANILGKVGETVVVELLGGELTVEYHGGVVFMEGPAEKVFEGVINL; encoded by the coding sequence ATAAGTTTTTGGAAAATGCATGGCCTTGGAAACGATTACGTAGTTATCGATAATAGAAGCGGATTGCTCAATGAGGGAGAGTTGTCCAGCCTCGCTGTAAGACTATGCGAAAGAAGGTTTGGAATAGGTGCAGACGGCTTACTGCTTATTTATCCTTCACAAAAGGCTGAGGTGAAAATGAGAATCTTCAATCCGGATGGCACGGAAGCTGAAATGTGTGGAAATGGAATCCGATGCCTTGCCAAATATTGCTTCGAGAACAGCTTAGTGCAAAGAACGTCATTTCTCGTTGAGACGCTCGCGGGTGTTAGAACATTAAATCTAAAAATAGGAAATAATAATGTTGTAGAGTACGTAAAGGTTGACATGGGTTCTCCAAACTTTGAAGCTGATAAAATTCCCATAAAATGGAATGGCGCCTTCATAAATAAGCCACTCAACGTAGGAGATAAAACATTTTATGTGACAGCCCTATCCATGGGAAACCCTCACTGTGTAATCTTCGTTGAGGATGTTAAAAGCTATCCTGTTGCGGACATTGGACCAATATTGGAAAAACATGAACTTTTTCCAAGGAGAACCAATGTTGAATTTGTTCAAGTAGTCTCAAATAAAAAGTTGAAAGTTAGAGTTTGGGAGAGAAGTGTAGGTGAAACCCTCGCTTGTGGAACGGGTGCATGTGCAAGTGTTGTAGCTGCAAACATTCTTGGGAAGGTGGGTGAAACAGTAGTTGTTGAACTTTTAGGGGGTGAGTTGACTGTTGAATACCACGGCGGTGTTGTTTTCATGGAGGGTCCTGCTGAAAAAGTTTTTGAGGGTGTTATAAACCTTTAA
- a CDS encoding glycosyltransferase family 2 protein: MKLSETSLQSTVSVKAEGWNSPVLGDSRISVFIPVYKGSELLEPLLEKLTCTMPDYGEIFVVVDEPNKESLRIVERYHGKVCFILNNERKGKVEALNSAVKLSSGQILVFIDADVKVDGDINLWQVVRDAMCDADLIDFKKKIIKDSFISRMVNYEYLSSNFASYFFSRLVGKFFGVSGTAFAIKREVFEEVGGFSKVVSEDLDLAVKTFLRNKRFKYAEKVCVYTKAPSNWKSWLNQRKRWGIGTGLWIKTHWRKLVAHIVKYPHVALPCAIMIFPAVIPLLLSYVFSTVLEVQFHHFVPVVLAAQLGFAFPQVVHPSLLSIILTGLTNSFIGFLAFSTLFYVVSRRFGLHFNLAEFLVYYLVYQPIAVIVLFIGILRAFVSQNYELDWKV; encoded by the coding sequence ATGAAACTTTCAGAAACGTCTCTGCAGTCTACCGTTTCTGTAAAAGCTGAGGGGTGGAATTCACCAGTTCTAGGGGATTCCAGAATTAGCGTCTTCATACCTGTCTATAAAGGTTCTGAACTGTTAGAGCCTTTACTGGAAAAGTTAACATGCACCATGCCTGACTATGGGGAAATTTTTGTTGTTGTGGACGAACCAAACAAAGAGTCGCTTAGAATTGTGGAGCGCTATCATGGCAAAGTTTGCTTTATTTTGAATAATGAACGTAAGGGGAAAGTGGAAGCTCTAAACAGCGCTGTTAAATTATCTAGCGGTCAAATTCTGGTTTTCATCGATGCTGACGTTAAGGTTGACGGTGATATCAATCTTTGGCAAGTTGTAAGGGATGCAATGTGCGATGCCGACCTTATCGACTTTAAGAAAAAGATTATTAAAGATTCTTTCATTTCGAGGATGGTCAATTACGAGTATTTGAGCTCAAATTTTGCAAGCTATTTCTTCTCAAGACTTGTGGGCAAATTTTTTGGGGTGAGCGGAACAGCCTTTGCGATAAAAAGGGAAGTTTTCGAAGAGGTTGGAGGCTTTTCAAAAGTTGTTTCTGAGGATTTAGACTTGGCTGTTAAGACTTTTCTGAGGAATAAGAGGTTTAAATATGCTGAAAAGGTTTGCGTCTACACTAAGGCCCCCTCTAATTGGAAAAGCTGGCTAAACCAGAGGAAGCGTTGGGGCATCGGCACTGGTTTATGGATTAAGACGCATTGGAGAAAACTAGTCGCACATATTGTGAAATATCCTCATGTTGCGCTTCCATGTGCAATTATGATTTTCCCAGCCGTAATACCTCTTTTACTCAGTTACGTTTTTTCTACTGTTCTAGAGGTGCAATTTCACCATTTTGTTCCAGTGGTTTTGGCAGCACAGCTAGGCTTTGCATTCCCTCAGGTGGTTCACCCCTCACTTTTATCCATAATCCTAACGGGTTTGACAAACTCCTTCATAGGATTTCTAGCATTTTCAACCCTTTTTTACGTGGTTTCGCGGAGGTTTGGGCTCCACTTTAACCTTGCAGAGTTTTTAGTTTATTATCTTGTTTATCAGCCCATAGCGGTCATTGTGCTTTTTATCGGTATATTAAGGGCTTTTGTTTCTCAAAATTATGAGCTAGACTGGAAGGTTTAA
- a CDS encoding ABC transporter ATP-binding protein yields MSLAVEATNVVKVFGNIRALDDLSFAVKPGEIYGLIGPNGAGKTTALRIISTLLLPSTGTVKVFGLDVVEKAAEVRKIISYLPEEAGAYRYLSGWEYLEFMAKFNAKNKDEVHIMVKEAAEICGLGERLKDKTKTYSKGMKRRLLVARALMPKPKLAILDEPTSGLDVIHSFHIREIIKKYVKLHDVTVLLSSHNMLEVEHLCDRVALMDKGRLVAEGAPQKLKEKFGCANLEEVFAKVVKIA; encoded by the coding sequence ATGAGCTTGGCTGTGGAGGCTACAAATGTTGTTAAAGTTTTTGGAAACATCCGAGCTTTAGATGATTTAAGCTTCGCGGTTAAACCTGGCGAAATTTATGGGCTTATTGGTCCCAACGGTGCTGGGAAAACAACTGCATTAAGAATTATTTCGACTTTGCTTTTGCCTTCAACAGGCACCGTGAAGGTTTTTGGATTGGATGTTGTTGAAAAAGCCGCGGAAGTTCGCAAGATTATTTCTTACCTTCCAGAGGAGGCCGGAGCTTACCGTTATCTTTCCGGATGGGAATATCTCGAGTTTATGGCAAAGTTTAATGCCAAAAATAAGGACGAAGTTCACATTATGGTTAAAGAGGCTGCCGAAATTTGCGGTTTAGGTGAACGCCTAAAGGATAAAACCAAAACTTACAGTAAAGGTATGAAGCGACGGCTTCTGGTGGCCAGGGCGCTTATGCCCAAGCCTAAACTGGCGATTTTAGACGAACCAACAAGCGGCTTGGATGTCATTCACTCCTTCCATATTAGGGAAATCATAAAAAAATATGTTAAGCTGCATGATGTGACCGTTCTTCTCTCAAGCCACAACATGTTAGAGGTTGAACATCTCTGCGATAGAGTCGCCCTTATGGATAAGGGTAGGCTTGTGGCTGAAGGCGCCCCTCAAAAGCTTAAGGAAAAGTTTGGATGCGCAAACCTTGAAGAGGTTTTCGCTAAGGTGGTGAAGATTGCTTAA
- a CDS encoding MFS transporter, with amino-acid sequence MRKTSRFSLAFEVLNRDLKLIFISNLVGAFGDGLYAYLLPYYMAEGLGAGSVEIGALYALASLSAALTLLVAGTFADKYDRKKIMIAGWAAWIPAPLIFAFARNWMQLAPGMILWGFWLGGSASTAYIVTAADRNRLTLTFTVISSAWSLGYVFSPALGGYMAGKVGMQTVFLASFVLYSLAALTLVFIRSQYAKPLEQVNFKDYPSTLQLLKTRELMVLSAFFAAVMFVLMMYRPFVPKFLADIHRYGDFEIGVLGSIAFAGSAILGIALGRLGDRYGKKFAITALMMLCSFSLAVMLLTGNFYILVLTSFLSGASYTIWSLMSAVVGPMAPELIRARWISIPQTISMFISTLAPYFGGILYNMEPNILFVTAITMTIILAAVALNQKF; translated from the coding sequence ATGCGAAAGACTTCACGATTCAGCTTGGCTTTCGAAGTTTTAAACAGAGACTTAAAACTGATTTTTATCTCAAACCTTGTGGGCGCTTTCGGAGACGGTCTTTATGCTTATCTCTTGCCCTATTATATGGCTGAAGGTTTGGGGGCGGGTTCTGTTGAAATCGGCGCGTTATATGCGTTGGCAAGCCTCTCGGCTGCTTTAACGCTGCTTGTCGCCGGGACGTTTGCTGATAAATATGACAGAAAAAAGATTATGATAGCCGGATGGGCTGCATGGATTCCGGCACCACTAATTTTTGCTTTTGCAAGAAACTGGATGCAGCTGGCTCCAGGTATGATACTTTGGGGTTTTTGGCTCGGCGGATCTGCAAGCACAGCCTACATTGTAACAGCGGCTGACAGGAATAGGCTTACGTTAACGTTTACGGTTATATCCTCAGCTTGGTCTCTTGGCTATGTTTTTTCGCCAGCCCTTGGCGGATACATGGCTGGAAAAGTTGGCATGCAAACCGTCTTCCTTGCATCGTTCGTCCTATATAGTTTAGCGGCGCTGACTCTGGTGTTCATCAGAAGCCAATATGCCAAACCGCTGGAACAAGTAAACTTCAAAGATTATCCGTCAACACTTCAGCTTTTAAAGACGAGGGAGCTTATGGTGCTTTCAGCCTTTTTCGCGGCGGTAATGTTCGTTCTGATGATGTATCGCCCTTTCGTGCCAAAGTTTTTAGCAGACATACACCGCTACGGAGACTTTGAAATTGGTGTTCTAGGCTCCATAGCCTTCGCCGGCTCAGCTATTTTAGGCATTGCATTAGGCAGACTTGGAGACAGGTATGGGAAAAAATTCGCCATCACAGCCTTGATGATGCTGTGTAGCTTTTCCTTGGCTGTTATGCTTCTAACTGGAAACTTCTACATTCTGGTGCTTACATCTTTCTTGAGTGGGGCCTCCTACACAATATGGTCGTTGATGAGCGCTGTTGTAGGGCCCATGGCACCAGAACTCATAAGGGCTAGGTGGATTTCCATCCCGCAAACGATAAGTATGTTCATTTCAACGCTAGCACCATACTTTGGTGGAATACTATACAATATGGAGCCAAACATACTCTTTGTCACTGCAATTACAATGACCATTATTCTGGCGGCAGTCGCTTTAAACCAGAAGTTTTAG
- a CDS encoding ABC transporter permease, which translates to MLKGFETFLLKELKELMRDPKILLPMVIVPLVLFPVLGAVMGYAMQTAQEQAIKAALIIVNNDGGNWSHAFINFLESLNAFGFNLTIYPENNIKPLDSGKVLELLSKYNATQILEIPEGFSQNVTAHFNNPSTKAYVRFYGVLRGTSIFESVGSSTVDALINLFNRYYAPDVLYSEKATVIKGEIKYVDPAAVSGLLMMQSIALPVTVLILLSYAPQVAAASMAMEKEEKTLETLLTLPMDRLAILWGKLSSSIIVAAIGAIAYMAGYSYMFSSITTGIPVSSNLDLAALGLVPSAFGYLLLGLSLFVTLISALALAVILSAFAGDVRGAQALVSNIYPLVFFPSIALIYLDINTLPFVFKLVLFAIPFSHPIIASKAIVMGDYWTVIFGIIYVFAFTVVVMYAASRLFATEKILTAKLKFKGLRKRKETPLEES; encoded by the coding sequence TTGCTTAAAGGGTTTGAAACGTTTCTCCTAAAAGAGCTTAAAGAGCTAATGAGAGACCCAAAAATCCTACTGCCTATGGTCATTGTGCCGCTGGTGTTGTTTCCAGTTCTGGGCGCGGTAATGGGCTATGCAATGCAGACAGCTCAAGAACAAGCCATAAAAGCTGCATTAATCATAGTGAACAACGACGGTGGAAACTGGTCCCACGCTTTCATCAATTTCTTAGAAAGCTTGAACGCCTTCGGCTTCAATCTCACGATTTATCCTGAAAATAACATAAAGCCATTAGACAGCGGGAAAGTTCTAGAGCTTCTCTCCAAATATAATGCAACCCAAATTCTGGAAATTCCAGAGGGGTTCAGCCAAAACGTAACCGCCCATTTCAACAATCCCAGCACAAAGGCCTACGTGAGGTTTTATGGCGTCTTACGTGGGACAAGCATCTTCGAAAGCGTCGGTTCCTCGACGGTTGACGCTTTGATAAACCTGTTTAACCGGTATTACGCTCCAGATGTTTTATACTCCGAGAAAGCAACCGTAATTAAGGGTGAAATTAAATACGTGGATCCTGCAGCTGTTTCCGGGCTTTTGATGATGCAGTCTATAGCTCTGCCAGTAACCGTGCTTATTTTGCTTTCTTACGCTCCTCAGGTTGCCGCTGCTTCCATGGCTATGGAAAAGGAGGAGAAAACTCTCGAAACCCTTTTGACGTTACCTATGGATCGTCTTGCAATTCTATGGGGGAAACTCTCTAGCTCCATTATTGTTGCGGCAATCGGCGCTATTGCCTACATGGCTGGCTACAGTTACATGTTTAGCTCAATTACGACTGGAATTCCCGTTAGCTCAAACTTGGATTTAGCTGCTTTAGGACTTGTACCGTCGGCTTTCGGTTATTTACTCTTGGGTTTGTCGCTTTTTGTTACTTTAATCTCAGCTTTAGCATTGGCCGTCATTCTGTCAGCTTTCGCTGGAGATGTTAGAGGCGCCCAAGCTCTTGTCAGCAACATATACCCACTGGTTTTCTTCCCATCCATCGCCCTAATATACTTGGACATTAACACGCTGCCTTTTGTATTTAAACTTGTATTGTTCGCCATCCCCTTCAGTCATCCAATAATAGCCTCGAAAGCCATCGTAATGGGCGACTATTGGACCGTTATTTTTGGTATAATTTATGTTTTCGCCTTCACCGTAGTCGTTATGTACGCGGCTTCAAGACTTTTCGCCACCGAGAAAATACTAACAGCAAAACTAAAATTCAAGGGACTAAGGAAGCGGAAAGAAACACCTCTTGAGGAATCCTAG
- a CDS encoding metallophosphoesterase produces MLSQEAALKKMHEKGLAKTLGLISDTHVPVRAREIPKKVFETFEKVDYIIHAGDLVDLTVIDKLEQIAPVLAVYGNMDGPETRGKLPKMNSLKIFDWKIGVMHDPGTFFGMGKMREIAKQNGFNVLVYGHTHHPTIKWEGEILFINPGSPTNPLPPFVAKPTVGLLTVTREKILPEIVVLS; encoded by the coding sequence ATGCTCAGTCAAGAAGCTGCCTTGAAAAAAATGCATGAAAAGGGTCTAGCAAAAACTTTAGGGCTAATTTCAGACACTCATGTGCCTGTCCGCGCCCGTGAAATCCCCAAAAAAGTTTTCGAGACCTTCGAAAAAGTCGATTATATCATTCATGCTGGTGATCTTGTGGACCTAACCGTGATAGACAAGTTGGAGCAGATTGCCCCAGTTTTAGCAGTTTACGGAAACATGGACGGCCCGGAAACCCGTGGGAAACTGCCGAAAATGAACTCTCTCAAGATTTTCGATTGGAAGATCGGAGTCATGCATGATCCCGGAACCTTTTTTGGTATGGGGAAGATGCGGGAGATAGCGAAACAAAACGGTTTCAATGTTCTTGTTTATGGGCACACTCATCATCCAACTATAAAGTGGGAAGGTGAAATTCTCTTTATAAATCCTGGAAGCCCGACAAACCCTCTTCCGCCTTTTGTTGCAAAGCCTACCGTTGGATTGCTTACGGTAACTAGGGAGAAAATTTTGCCAGAAATCGTTGTGCTTTCATAG
- a CDS encoding adenylosuccinate synthetase, whose protein sequence is MPCTVIIGGFWGDEGKGKIISYLALKDKIDVCVRTGSVNAAHTVWFEGRRYALHMVPATFVYEKCRLLIGAGANIHVAKFLEEVELTNVKNRIGVDYQASIIEEKHSEQDRTSAHLKGIGTTGWGVGPAIEERVRRTAKLAKEVPELQPYLTDAALEVNNAIDSGKKVILEGTQGFMLSLFFGTYPYVTGRDTSASGVCSEAGVGPTKVDDVLIVFKSFMTRVGAGPLPGELPREEAIKRGWFEIAAGTGRERRSAPFSFEIAKKSATVNGATQAALTKLDALYPKCKGVRKYEDLPVEAKEFVREIERQVGIPVILIGTGPDALDIIDRRT, encoded by the coding sequence ATGCCGTGCACAGTTATAATCGGAGGTTTCTGGGGAGACGAGGGGAAAGGTAAAATAATTTCTTACCTCGCTTTAAAGGATAAAATAGATGTTTGTGTGCGAACAGGTTCCGTTAATGCGGCGCACACTGTCTGGTTTGAAGGAAGACGTTATGCGCTTCACATGGTTCCAGCCACTTTTGTCTATGAAAAGTGTCGCTTGCTAATTGGTGCCGGTGCAAATATTCATGTTGCAAAGTTCCTTGAAGAAGTGGAATTGACAAATGTGAAAAACCGCATAGGCGTTGATTATCAGGCTTCAATAATTGAGGAGAAGCATTCTGAACAAGATAGAACGAGTGCCCACCTGAAGGGTATAGGTACAACAGGCTGGGGTGTTGGACCAGCCATAGAGGAACGCGTCCGCAGAACTGCCAAACTGGCTAAAGAAGTTCCCGAGCTGCAACCTTACTTAACGGATGCGGCATTAGAAGTTAATAACGCCATAGATTCTGGCAAAAAAGTAATTTTGGAAGGAACGCAAGGATTTATGCTTTCACTTTTCTTTGGAACTTATCCATATGTAACTGGAAGGGACACAAGCGCTTCAGGAGTATGCTCGGAGGCAGGTGTAGGCCCGACAAAGGTTGATGACGTCTTAATAGTGTTCAAGTCTTTCATGACCCGTGTTGGAGCTGGACCATTACCGGGAGAGCTTCCAAGAGAGGAGGCTATTAAACGCGGATGGTTTGAGATTGCTGCTGGAACAGGCCGTGAAAGACGCTCAGCCCCGTTTAGCTTTGAAATCGCCAAAAAGTCTGCAACTGTAAACGGTGCAACTCAAGCAGCATTGACAAAGCTGGACGCTTTGTATCCAAAGTGTAAAGGTGTTAGAAAATATGAGGACTTGCCGGTTGAAGCAAAAGAATTTGTGAGAGAAATTGAACGGCAAGTAGGTATACCCGTGATCTTAATAGGAACAGGTCCAGATGCATTAGACATAATTGATCGAAGAACCTAA